Proteins co-encoded in one Opitutus terrae PB90-1 genomic window:
- a CDS encoding nuclear transport factor 2 family protein — protein MKPFRSLLWGCSILVAAQLIATPTKADENAARAWSDPAVEQAVLATNTQMIAAANRLDVDAFFAYIVDTDKGMIVQNGTIFRTRQQAYDAVKRGMAGVTKLERRIENPQVTVIGPDTALLVADGSVDAVFVDGRSMTSRFAVSLLFVRTGTQWKLLHGHYSAPAMR, from the coding sequence ATGAAACCATTCCGTTCACTCCTGTGGGGATGCTCGATTCTCGTCGCGGCGCAGCTAATCGCGACACCGACCAAGGCCGACGAAAACGCGGCGCGCGCGTGGAGCGATCCGGCCGTGGAGCAGGCCGTGCTCGCGACCAACACCCAGATGATCGCCGCGGCCAACCGGCTGGATGTGGATGCGTTTTTCGCGTACATCGTGGACACCGACAAGGGCATGATTGTGCAGAACGGGACGATTTTCCGCACGCGCCAGCAAGCCTACGACGCAGTGAAGCGCGGGATGGCCGGCGTTACGAAGCTCGAGCGCCGCATCGAGAATCCCCAGGTCACCGTGATTGGTCCCGACACGGCACTGCTCGTCGCCGACGGGAGTGTAGACGCGGTGTTCGTCGACGGGCGCAGCATGACCAGCCGTTTCGCTGTGTCGCTGCTTTTCGTCCGCACCGGCACGCAGTGGAAACTGCTGCACGGCCACTACTCGGCGCCGGCAATGCGCTGA
- a CDS encoding efflux RND transporter permease subunit — protein MTALVHSFSGWVFRRRFPLVCVFIAITAVMFTYALRLRVDASFNKSLPSDHPYIQNFIKYQSEIGGANRAIIALMAKDGDIFTPEFFDQLRRTTDEVMFLPGVDRPQVQSLFTPNVRYIEVVEDGFSGGNVIPADFSPTPESFARVRENIVKSGKLGQLVANDFSGAIISAQIIEQDPRTGRTIDYTQVADALEALRSRVESETNGAVQVHIIGFAKVIGDVAAGARGVLIFFGVSIVITALLVWNYAGRWKLAAAPIACSLVAVVWQLGSLTAMGYGIDTFSILVPFLVFAIGVSHGVQMVGAFRTQVFEGSNNSRDAARAAFEQLLMPGGVALITDTIGFLTMLVIKIPTIQELAITASLGVGLILITNLFLLPIILSYLRLPWKYGEWVASRRARWDQMWARLAREMKPAPSMMIIIAAFLLGGLAWWKSAEIRIGDTQAGVPELRQNSRYNQDTHTITSEFSIGVDILSVIVQTVPNGCVDYEVVTLMDDFERRIRTLPGVQSVISLASAAKTINSGYSEGSLKWRILPRNPQTLVQAVSPIETATGLLNSDGSVMPIMIFLTDHKAETLRSVTDEVKRFAAENPSPKAQFLLASGNAGVMAATNEVVQAAQMPIVLWVFGAVLVLCFLTFRSIRATLCVVLPLAIVSYMAYALMVFLGIGLKTSTLPVVALGVGIGVDYGIYIFARLQAGLRRGDYFEDAMFNAFKDTGGAVVFTGLTLAIGVSMWIFSDLKFQADMGLLLTFMFVVNMVGAIILLPAMARWFWRHHSGKTRAPFPVKT, from the coding sequence ATGACCGCTCTAGTTCACTCGTTTTCCGGTTGGGTGTTTCGACGCCGGTTCCCGCTGGTCTGCGTCTTCATCGCGATCACGGCAGTGATGTTCACCTACGCCCTGCGGCTCCGGGTCGACGCTAGCTTCAACAAGTCGCTGCCCTCCGACCATCCCTACATCCAGAATTTCATAAAATATCAGAGCGAGATCGGCGGCGCCAACCGCGCGATCATCGCCCTGATGGCGAAGGACGGAGACATCTTCACCCCGGAGTTCTTCGATCAGCTCCGACGCACTACGGACGAGGTGATGTTCCTGCCCGGTGTGGACCGGCCGCAGGTGCAGTCGCTGTTCACGCCGAACGTCCGCTACATCGAGGTGGTCGAGGACGGCTTCTCGGGCGGCAACGTCATTCCCGCCGATTTCTCTCCCACTCCGGAAAGCTTCGCTCGGGTGCGCGAAAACATCGTCAAATCGGGCAAGCTCGGCCAGCTGGTGGCCAACGATTTTTCCGGTGCGATCATCAGTGCGCAGATCATCGAGCAGGACCCGCGCACCGGCCGCACCATCGACTACACCCAGGTCGCCGACGCGCTGGAGGCGCTTCGCAGCCGCGTCGAGAGCGAGACCAATGGCGCGGTGCAGGTCCACATCATCGGCTTCGCCAAGGTCATTGGCGACGTCGCTGCCGGCGCGCGCGGCGTGCTGATCTTTTTCGGCGTCTCGATCGTGATCACCGCCCTGCTGGTGTGGAACTACGCCGGCCGCTGGAAGCTGGCCGCCGCGCCGATCGCCTGCTCGCTGGTGGCCGTGGTCTGGCAGTTGGGTTCGCTCACGGCCATGGGTTATGGCATCGACACGTTTTCGATCCTCGTTCCGTTCCTCGTGTTCGCGATTGGCGTAAGCCACGGCGTGCAGATGGTCGGCGCCTTCCGCACGCAGGTGTTCGAAGGCAGCAACAACAGCCGCGATGCCGCGCGCGCCGCCTTCGAACAGCTGCTGATGCCCGGAGGCGTGGCGCTGATCACCGACACGATCGGCTTCCTCACCATGCTGGTGATCAAGATCCCCACCATCCAGGAACTCGCCATCACCGCCAGCCTCGGCGTCGGCCTCATTCTCATCACCAACCTTTTCCTGCTGCCGATCATTCTCTCCTATCTGCGGCTGCCGTGGAAATACGGCGAGTGGGTCGCCAGCCGCCGCGCGCGTTGGGACCAGATGTGGGCCCGGCTCGCCCGCGAGATGAAACCGGCCCCGTCGATGATGATCATCATCGCGGCCTTCCTACTCGGTGGGCTCGCGTGGTGGAAGTCGGCGGAAATCCGGATCGGCGATACGCAGGCCGGTGTGCCGGAGCTGCGGCAGAACTCTCGCTACAATCAGGACACCCACACCATCACCTCCGAGTTCAGCATCGGCGTCGACATCCTTTCCGTGATCGTCCAGACGGTGCCCAACGGCTGCGTCGACTACGAGGTGGTCACGCTGATGGATGATTTCGAACGCCGGATTCGCACCCTGCCCGGCGTGCAATCGGTCATCTCGCTCGCCAGCGCCGCAAAGACGATCAACTCCGGCTACAGCGAGGGTTCGCTCAAATGGCGCATCCTGCCGCGCAACCCGCAAACGCTCGTCCAGGCAGTCTCCCCGATCGAAACCGCGACCGGCCTGCTCAATAGCGACGGCAGCGTCATGCCGATCATGATTTTTCTGACCGACCACAAGGCCGAGACGCTGCGGTCCGTCACGGACGAGGTGAAACGGTTCGCCGCCGAAAATCCCTCGCCCAAGGCGCAGTTTCTGCTCGCGAGTGGCAACGCGGGGGTGATGGCGGCCACCAACGAAGTCGTTCAAGCCGCGCAGATGCCGATTGTGCTTTGGGTGTTTGGCGCGGTGCTCGTGCTCTGCTTCCTCACCTTCCGCTCGATTCGCGCGACGCTGTGCGTGGTTCTGCCGCTCGCGATCGTCAGCTACATGGCCTATGCGCTGATGGTCTTCCTCGGCATCGGGCTGAAAACCTCCACGCTGCCCGTTGTGGCGCTCGGCGTGGGCATCGGCGTCGACTACGGCATCTACATCTTCGCGCGGCTGCAGGCCGGACTGCGCCGCGGCGACTACTTCGAGGATGCAATGTTCAATGCGTTCAAGGACACCGGCGGCGCGGTCGTCTTCACCGGGCTGACGCTCGCGATCGGCGTGAGCATGTGGATTTTCTCCGATCTGAAATTCCAAGCCGACATGGGCCTGCTGCTGACGTTCATGTTCGTCGTGAACATGGTCGGCGCGATCATCCTGCTCCCGGCGATGGCCCGCTGGTTCTGGCGCCACCACTCCGGCAAAACCCGCGCACCCTTCCCGGTGAAGACATGA
- a CDS encoding WD40/YVTN/BNR-like repeat-containing protein, translating into MLTRGPSFSLGRALPRAGGLLRALGGMLVTMLWLTGLVPSAFAQRAPRILLLDAALADGHIVAVGESGSILRSADSGQSWITASSGARATLTGISFAPESGLGWAVGHDALILHTTDAGVSWAKQWQGEDLESSFLDVLAITNEHVIAVGAYGLYQFTQDGGRTWTQRAVLDEDMHLNRISRGPTGTLYLAGERGTLLRSRDQGETWVRIDSPYDGSFYGILPLGPETLLAYGLRGRVFRSTDDGETWIGVPLPQPMLLATAVKSSSGPIVLAGQARAHFVSRDDGATFSAWDIELTTAVAELFTSPDGTLFAFGEAGVSRLPAP; encoded by the coding sequence ATGCTGACGCGAGGTCCTTCATTTTCGCTCGGGCGTGCGCTGCCGCGGGCCGGCGGTTTGCTTCGGGCGCTGGGCGGAATGCTCGTGACAATGCTATGGCTCACCGGCCTGGTACCGTCCGCGTTCGCTCAACGCGCCCCGCGCATTCTCCTCCTGGATGCCGCGCTGGCGGACGGCCACATCGTCGCCGTGGGCGAAAGCGGATCGATTCTGCGTTCCGCTGATTCCGGCCAATCGTGGATCACCGCGTCGTCCGGCGCGCGCGCCACGCTGACGGGCATCAGCTTCGCGCCTGAGTCCGGACTCGGCTGGGCCGTCGGTCATGACGCGCTGATCTTGCACACGACCGACGCCGGGGTCTCCTGGGCCAAGCAATGGCAGGGCGAGGATCTTGAATCGTCGTTCCTCGACGTACTGGCGATCACGAACGAACACGTCATCGCGGTCGGCGCCTACGGGTTGTATCAGTTTACCCAAGATGGCGGCCGCACGTGGACGCAGCGGGCCGTGCTGGACGAGGACATGCACCTCAACCGGATTTCGCGCGGGCCGACCGGCACCCTCTATCTCGCCGGCGAGCGCGGCACGCTGCTCCGCTCGCGCGATCAGGGCGAGACGTGGGTGCGGATCGATTCGCCGTACGACGGCTCGTTCTACGGCATCCTTCCGCTCGGGCCGGAAACGCTGCTCGCCTACGGGTTGCGCGGCCGGGTCTTTCGCTCGACGGACGACGGCGAGACGTGGATCGGCGTACCGCTGCCGCAGCCAATGCTGCTCGCGACCGCCGTGAAATCCAGCTCCGGGCCCATCGTGCTCGCCGGCCAGGCCCGCGCGCATTTCGTCAGCCGCGATGACGGCGCAACGTTTTCTGCGTGGGACATCGAGCTGACCACAGCCGTGGCCGAACTCTTCACGTCGCCCGACGGCACGCTGTTCGCCTTCGGCGAGGCCGGCGTGAGCCGGCTGCCAGCCCCCTAA
- a CDS encoding sigma-70 family RNA polymerase sigma factor codes for MTTATPTRTDRFETLVREHQAGLRAYVRALGAQDAWVDDLAQEVFLVAYRRMEHFEAGGDFGRWLRGIARNLVLNDLRKNARRWRLLQDAITEVLVDDEAADRCGEAPTAGLLSAMNDCVAQLPARSRELLQRRYRDSADAPTLARNFNLSAAAVRQTLVRSRAAVRRCIDAKVGEAWL; via the coding sequence ATGACGACAGCCACGCCCACTCGAACAGATCGTTTTGAAACGCTGGTGCGCGAGCACCAGGCCGGACTGCGCGCATATGTGCGCGCGCTCGGTGCGCAGGACGCGTGGGTCGATGATCTCGCCCAGGAAGTCTTTCTCGTTGCGTATCGACGGATGGAGCATTTCGAGGCGGGCGGTGACTTTGGCCGCTGGTTGCGTGGGATCGCCCGCAATCTCGTGCTGAACGATCTCCGCAAGAACGCGCGCCGCTGGCGGCTGCTGCAGGATGCGATCACAGAGGTGTTGGTGGACGACGAGGCCGCGGATCGCTGCGGGGAAGCGCCGACCGCCGGATTGCTGAGCGCGATGAACGACTGCGTCGCGCAGTTGCCCGCGCGCAGCCGCGAGCTGCTGCAACGGCGCTACCGCGACAGCGCCGATGCGCCGACGCTCGCGCGCAATTTCAATCTCAGCGCCGCGGCCGTGCGCCAGACGCTGGTGCGGAGCCGTGCGGCGGTGCGACGCTGCATCGACGCCAAAGTCGGGGAGGCTTGGCTGTGA
- a CDS encoding tetratricopeptide repeat protein translates to MNRPLDPVPPPPAFARTDRLAAVLVVAATLLAHAPGLGGGFIWNDADYVTAPALRSWAGLWRIWTEIGVTEQYYPVLHSAFWLQHQLWGDHALGYHLLNLIAHAGCAVMFGLVLRRLAIPGAWIAATLFALHPVHVESVAWISEQKNTLSLMCYLAAAWKYLEFDETRRRGAYAWASGWFAVALLTKTVTATLPAALLVVAWWRRDRLEWRRDVRPLLPWLVTGAAVGLASGWIERHVGGAGGDEFALTWIERGLIAGRAFWFYLGSLVWPFELNFIYPRWVPDVRVWWQWLYPLAALALLAGCWVTRRWSRGPLASILFFAGSLFPALGFVNLYGARYSWVWDHWQYLPDLAPLALLGAGGALIAQRGAGHWRFTAWSVFAMVVALMATLTWQHSRVFRDDETLFTATLRRNPASWMAAGNLAARLASDPARRAEAIGYFEMALRLKPDAAELHEGLGYLLARDSATQAPALEHAEAALRLDSARASAHNLRGMLLVRAGEIDAAIGAFQRALKLEPKLAAAAANLGSALLAAGRPAEAVPVLERAVEFAPTLAAAHLALGDAQRALERTADAERSYREALRLEPAALDGRLRLAELLAEQGRDAEAAPLLREVLARDAGSADAHYQIGRLGLRAGDTAMGVHALREAVRLRPDWPAARLTLGNALARAGDMTGAVEEFRAALALRPNDLGARNNLANALLASGRVAEAIREYETALQQQPDNADIRRNLAFARELLERGTGN, encoded by the coding sequence GTGAACCGTCCGCTTGATCCCGTCCCGCCGCCGCCGGCATTCGCGCGCACGGATCGCCTGGCCGCGGTGCTCGTGGTCGCGGCGACGTTGCTGGCGCATGCGCCGGGGCTGGGCGGCGGATTCATTTGGAACGATGCCGATTACGTGACGGCCCCGGCGCTGCGGTCGTGGGCGGGATTGTGGAGAATCTGGACCGAGATCGGCGTCACCGAGCAATACTATCCAGTACTGCACAGCGCGTTTTGGCTGCAGCACCAGCTCTGGGGCGATCACGCGCTGGGTTATCATCTCCTCAACCTCATCGCCCACGCGGGCTGTGCGGTGATGTTCGGACTCGTGCTGCGTCGGTTGGCGATACCGGGCGCGTGGATAGCGGCGACGCTGTTTGCGCTGCATCCCGTGCACGTCGAGTCGGTCGCGTGGATCTCGGAGCAGAAAAACACGCTGTCGCTGATGTGCTATCTGGCCGCGGCGTGGAAGTATCTGGAGTTTGACGAAACCCGTCGCCGCGGTGCCTACGCGTGGGCGAGCGGCTGGTTCGCCGTAGCGCTGCTGACCAAGACAGTGACCGCGACCTTGCCGGCGGCGCTGCTCGTCGTGGCGTGGTGGCGGCGCGATAGGCTCGAGTGGCGACGCGACGTGCGCCCGCTGCTGCCATGGCTGGTGACGGGAGCGGCGGTCGGCCTGGCGAGCGGATGGATCGAGCGGCACGTCGGAGGCGCCGGTGGAGATGAATTTGCTCTGACGTGGATCGAGCGGGGGCTGATCGCCGGACGCGCGTTCTGGTTTTATCTCGGCAGCCTCGTATGGCCCTTCGAACTCAATTTCATTTATCCGCGTTGGGTTCCCGACGTGCGCGTGTGGTGGCAGTGGCTCTATCCACTCGCTGCCTTGGCGCTGTTGGCGGGCTGCTGGGTGACCCGACGGTGGAGTCGCGGGCCGCTCGCGAGCATCTTGTTTTTCGCCGGCTCGCTGTTCCCGGCGCTCGGGTTCGTGAATCTCTACGGCGCACGTTACTCGTGGGTCTGGGATCACTGGCAATACCTGCCGGATCTCGCTCCGCTGGCGCTACTGGGCGCGGGCGGGGCGCTCATCGCGCAGCGTGGCGCGGGGCACTGGCGATTCACGGCGTGGAGCGTGTTTGCGATGGTGGTCGCGTTGATGGCAACGCTTACCTGGCAGCACAGCCGAGTTTTTCGCGACGACGAGACGCTGTTCACGGCGACACTGCGGCGAAACCCGGCAAGCTGGATGGCGGCGGGGAATCTGGCGGCGCGGCTCGCGAGCGATCCGGCGCGGCGGGCTGAGGCGATCGGCTATTTCGAAATGGCGCTGCGGCTGAAGCCCGATGCGGCGGAACTGCACGAGGGACTCGGCTATCTGCTCGCCCGGGATTCGGCGACACAAGCGCCGGCGCTCGAGCATGCCGAGGCGGCGCTACGACTGGATTCGGCGCGTGCGTCGGCGCACAACCTCCGAGGCATGCTGTTGGTGCGGGCAGGAGAAATTGACGCGGCGATCGGAGCCTTTCAGCGCGCACTGAAGTTGGAGCCTAAGCTCGCCGCAGCGGCTGCGAATCTTGGCAGCGCGCTCCTTGCAGCCGGCCGGCCGGCCGAAGCGGTGCCCGTGCTGGAACGCGCGGTTGAGTTCGCGCCGACGCTGGCAGCTGCACATCTGGCGCTCGGCGATGCACAGCGCGCACTGGAGCGAACGGCGGACGCGGAGCGGAGCTACCGGGAGGCGTTGCGACTCGAACCCGCGGCGCTCGATGGGCGACTGCGGCTGGCGGAGTTGCTGGCGGAGCAGGGCCGCGACGCCGAGGCGGCGCCGCTGCTGCGCGAGGTGCTCGCGCGCGACGCGGGCTCGGCCGACGCGCACTATCAAATCGGACGGTTGGGACTGCGCGCCGGCGATACCGCGATGGGGGTTCACGCATTGCGGGAAGCCGTGCGGCTGCGGCCGGACTGGCCGGCGGCGCGACTCACCTTGGGAAACGCGCTGGCGCGAGCTGGCGACATGACGGGCGCGGTGGAGGAGTTTCGCGCGGCGTTGGCGTTGCGGCCGAACGATCTCGGCGCGCGCAACAACCTGGCAAACGCGTTGCTCGCCAGCGGCCGGGTGGCGGAAGCGATTCGTGAGTACGAAACGGCGCTGCAGCAGCAGCCGGACAACGCGGATATCCGCCGAAACCTGGCGTTCGCCCGCGAGCTTTTGGAACGGGGCACGGGAAACTAA
- a CDS encoding radical SAM protein, with amino-acid sequence MSGDFPAFVSFTVTNACNLRCAMCGQWSPAGYIRSGRGRRGHPLTAEDWMRLADEAAAHGIKSILLRGGEPFMLPGIQRLLEHLHDLGMFISIDTNGTRLAAFAEELVRLGRVHVTVSIDGTERVHDAVRGVPGCFRQIAFGLKRLAELDPGRPPHVSRALCFTISPWSLPGLGAMPEVARQLGIETICIVPYCYVSTAAGRAWAEQVRELVGQEAFAWRGFEHDQSGVDLAEFEREHQRFTASLGEVTSYPYMPLSRDEYRAWFADPAKAVGPAACSNVERLLDIQPTGEANFCVDLPDASLGNVRRQSIAEIWQGEPARRFRERRRREPLGACSRCVARHMADPRDSSG; translated from the coding sequence ATGAGTGGCGATTTTCCGGCGTTCGTATCGTTCACCGTCACGAACGCGTGCAACCTGCGTTGCGCGATGTGTGGGCAGTGGAGTCCCGCGGGTTACATTCGGAGTGGACGAGGCCGGCGCGGCCATCCGTTGACCGCAGAAGATTGGATGAGACTCGCGGACGAGGCGGCCGCGCACGGGATCAAGTCGATCCTGCTGCGCGGCGGGGAGCCTTTCATGCTGCCGGGAATCCAGCGGTTGCTCGAACACCTGCACGATCTCGGGATGTTCATCTCGATCGACACCAATGGCACGCGACTCGCGGCGTTCGCGGAAGAACTCGTGCGGCTGGGCCGAGTGCACGTCACCGTGTCGATCGATGGCACGGAGCGGGTGCACGATGCCGTGCGCGGCGTGCCTGGCTGTTTTCGGCAGATCGCGTTCGGCTTGAAACGACTCGCGGAACTCGATCCCGGTCGCCCGCCCCACGTGAGTCGCGCGCTGTGCTTTACGATCAGCCCTTGGTCGCTGCCCGGGCTTGGTGCGATGCCGGAGGTAGCACGCCAGCTCGGCATTGAGACGATCTGCATCGTGCCTTATTGCTATGTATCAACGGCGGCGGGGCGCGCTTGGGCGGAGCAGGTGCGCGAACTCGTGGGACAGGAGGCGTTCGCGTGGCGTGGCTTCGAACACGACCAGTCCGGCGTGGACCTCGCGGAGTTCGAGCGTGAGCACCAGCGGTTCACCGCCTCGTTGGGTGAGGTCACGAGCTATCCCTACATGCCACTCAGCCGCGACGAATATCGCGCATGGTTCGCCGATCCAGCCAAAGCGGTCGGTCCGGCGGCGTGCAGCAACGTCGAGCGATTGCTCGACATCCAGCCGACGGGTGAAGCGAACTTCTGCGTCGACCTGCCCGACGCCTCGCTGGGAAACGTGCGGCGACAATCGATCGCAGAGATCTGGCAGGGCGAGCCGGCCCGACGATTTCGGGAGCGACGGCGGCGAGAGCCGCTTGGCGCCTGCAGCCGCTGCGTCGCGCGGCACATGGCTGATCCGCGGGACTCCTCGGGCTAG
- a CDS encoding serine hydrolase, producing the protein MVAMPITGPAVAGFEMYDQRLPALLEKWHIPGATVAVAVDGRIIFARGYGFADPEAGRPMQPDTRMRIGSISKMLTAAAVLKLVEDGRLSLQDRAFLGWPTPTYAGAARDPRLDRITVAHLLSHTAGWISSEAEIPFSGGQRGFNPVYLQRQIAEILGQPPPASAETIAQVVVGQPLQAEPGRVYAYTNTGYIVLGRLIERATGQTYEEAVRTILGRVGISGLRIGDTRRSELEDDEAVYVDYPGAALMESHIGDTGLVPEPYAYSLHSWDASGGWTMSAIEGVRFLLALEGAGDTPRLLRSDSVTAMRTEQYPGSAYGYGWCTSNHPFSSDGGHNGGMAGTLAELVRSSDGRRHTMVIFNSRPADVDGILAESAQVLHSVDSRPATFAHDFTTTTLGWEAWQQRTLASAAAEPLDDPDHDGVTNLLEYAAGLDPTRRDSPSPASLTIGSDGVAALTFQRLILEQPLEWKIESSADGRNWSAIESVGAPAGLTPDGTLSMSVRVPGAARARLLVRQRSSGAEAVFEPVLSPRMVALTAGESTTLSAVVPPDTPLQWRRNGEVIPGATTSNLTLRNVWSADAGIYTVDIGGDSPSTCLAAIVGIRSVAKVMGDGIIVGSDVRHPNGNIYDQVLLTGAAATVTADPAQVTRVSFVDLNDDIVQVEFSGSGSLTVALAGASEPALPRHYHQDIRYVKGHATLVIADADETTNVSAFSVGRGNAVNQALFKADVAYDGIADLAALALHGSAGKAAGIFMGNAHLFAASGVTGIFADGIAVSGPARLGNISAYDRATPMLVFGSLADLAITGGDLKQENARPVQVRGLGAVYLTAGGKSDGTALPAQPNQARFELNGADVTPWLVAP; encoded by the coding sequence ATGGTCGCGATGCCGATCACCGGGCCCGCGGTGGCGGGATTCGAGATGTATGATCAGCGCCTCCCGGCGCTGCTCGAAAAATGGCATATTCCGGGCGCAACCGTGGCGGTCGCGGTGGACGGCCGGATCATCTTCGCGCGGGGCTACGGTTTCGCGGACCCTGAGGCCGGCCGGCCGATGCAGCCGGACACGCGCATGCGGATCGGGAGCATTTCGAAAATGCTGACGGCGGCGGCGGTATTGAAGCTGGTGGAGGACGGCCGGCTGTCGCTGCAGGATCGGGCCTTTCTGGGCTGGCCGACGCCGACGTACGCCGGCGCGGCGCGTGATCCGCGGCTCGATCGAATCACGGTCGCGCACCTGCTGAGCCACACGGCGGGCTGGATTTCGAGCGAGGCGGAGATCCCGTTTTCAGGCGGGCAGCGTGGTTTCAACCCCGTTTACCTCCAACGCCAGATCGCGGAGATTCTTGGGCAACCTCCGCCGGCTTCCGCGGAAACCATCGCGCAGGTGGTTGTCGGACAGCCGCTGCAAGCCGAGCCGGGAAGAGTCTACGCCTACACGAATACCGGTTATATCGTGCTTGGGCGGCTCATCGAACGTGCCACCGGCCAGACCTACGAGGAAGCCGTGCGGACGATCCTCGGCCGCGTCGGAATCTCCGGACTGAGGATCGGTGACACCCGGCGCAGTGAGCTCGAAGACGACGAAGCCGTGTATGTCGATTATCCCGGCGCGGCGTTGATGGAGTCGCATATCGGTGACACCGGGCTGGTGCCGGAGCCGTATGCCTATTCGCTGCACTCGTGGGACGCCTCGGGCGGCTGGACGATGTCGGCGATCGAAGGCGTTCGGTTTCTGCTCGCGCTGGAGGGCGCCGGTGACACGCCGCGGCTGCTGCGATCGGATTCCGTCACCGCGATGCGTACCGAACAGTATCCCGGCTCCGCTTACGGGTATGGTTGGTGCACGAGCAACCATCCTTTCAGCAGCGACGGGGGACACAATGGCGGCATGGCGGGCACGCTGGCGGAACTCGTCCGTTCGAGCGATGGACGGCGTCATACCATGGTGATATTCAACAGCCGGCCGGCCGACGTGGATGGAATCCTCGCCGAATCGGCGCAGGTCCTGCACTCGGTCGACAGCCGGCCCGCGACGTTCGCGCATGATTTCACGACGACCACGCTGGGGTGGGAGGCGTGGCAGCAGCGCACTCTCGCCAGTGCGGCTGCCGAGCCGCTGGACGATCCGGACCACGACGGGGTGACGAACCTGCTGGAGTATGCCGCCGGTCTCGATCCGACGCGGCGCGACTCGCCATCGCCGGCTTCGCTTACGATCGGATCGGACGGCGTTGCAGCGCTGACGTTCCAGCGGCTGATTCTGGAGCAACCCTTGGAGTGGAAGATTGAGAGCAGTGCCGATGGGCGGAACTGGAGCGCGATCGAAAGCGTGGGCGCGCCTGCGGGGCTCACTCCCGACGGCACGTTGTCGATGAGCGTTCGTGTTCCGGGTGCGGCGCGCGCGCGGCTGCTTGTCCGCCAGCGATCGAGCGGGGCGGAAGCGGTCTTCGAGCCTGTGCTGTCACCGCGAATGGTTGCGTTGACCGCGGGGGAAAGTACCACGCTTTCGGCCGTGGTGCCGCCGGACACGCCCTTGCAGTGGCGGCGGAATGGCGAGGTCATTCCGGGAGCAACGACGTCCAACCTGACACTGAGAAATGTTTGGTCTGCGGACGCGGGTATCTATACCGTGGACATCGGCGGCGACTCGCCATCCACCTGCCTGGCCGCGATCGTGGGCATTCGTTCCGTCGCGAAGGTCATGGGTGACGGGATCATCGTTGGCAGCGATGTTCGTCATCCGAACGGCAACATCTACGATCAGGTGCTGCTCACCGGTGCGGCCGCGACGGTCACGGCCGATCCGGCGCAGGTGACGCGGGTCTCATTCGTTGATCTGAACGACGATATCGTGCAGGTGGAGTTTTCCGGATCCGGCAGCCTGACGGTCGCGCTTGCCGGCGCATCCGAGCCCGCACTGCCGCGACACTACCATCAGGACATCCGCTACGTAAAAGGTCACGCCACGCTCGTGATTGCGGACGCCGACGAGACGACGAACGTCTCGGCTTTCTCGGTCGGGCGCGGGAACGCGGTGAACCAAGCGCTGTTCAAGGCGGACGTCGCCTACGATGGGATCGCAGATCTCGCGGCGCTCGCGCTTCATGGCTCCGCCGGCAAGGCGGCGGGGATCTTCATGGGCAACGCGCACCTGTTTGCGGCTTCCGGCGTCACGGGAATTTTCGCCGACGGCATCGCGGTCTCGGGTCCGGCCCGGCTCGGGAACATCAGCGCGTATGATCGGGCGACACCGATGCTGGTGTTCGGCTCGCTGGCCGACCTGGCGATCACGGGCGGCGATCTGAAACAGGAGAACGCACGGCCGGTGCAGGTGCGAGGTCTGGGCGCGGTGTATCTCACGGCTGGCGGAAAATCCGATGGCACGGCGCTGCCGGCCCAGCCGAATCAAGCCAGATTTGAGCTCAATGGCGCGGACGTGACGCCCTGGCTCGTCGCCCCGTGA